The following proteins come from a genomic window of Cervus canadensis isolate Bull #8, Minnesota chromosome 3, ASM1932006v1, whole genome shotgun sequence:
- the LOC122437926 gene encoding 60S ribosomal protein L37a-like has product MMKRTEEVRIMGKYRTHPSASLRKMVRKIELSQHANYTCSFCGKTKMMRRAGVIWLCGSRMRAVAGGAWTHSTPSAITGEPAVRRLEELKGRQERHHLITLLLLLLTER; this is encoded by the coding sequence ATGATGAAACGCACCGAGGAGGTCAGAATCATGGGTAAATACAGGACCCATCCCAGTGCCTCCCTCAGGAAAATGGTGAGGAAAATTGAACTCAGCCAGCACGCCAACTACACGTGCTCCTTCTGTGGGAAAACCAAGATGATGAGACGCGCTGGGGTCATCTGGCTCTGTGGTTCCCGCATGAGAGCAGTAGCCGGTGGTGCCTGGACGCACAGCACCCCCTCTGCCATCACAGGAGAGCCAGCCGTCAGAAGACTGGAGGAACTGAAGGGCCGGCAGGAGCGTCACCACTTGATCacgttgctgctgctactgctaa